The following coding sequences are from one Gadus macrocephalus chromosome 3, ASM3116895v1 window:
- the septin9b gene encoding septin 9b isoform X5: MAAMCAEMNYGPEEELWSEVNPSHSNMTDSAKLHQPHPPPKGERSHAGDFSYVGIDAILEQMRRKAMKQGFELNIMVVGQSGLGKSTLMNTLFKSKVSRKSAQPNPEEKIPQTIEIKSISHDIEEKGVRMKLAVIDTPGFGDQINNENCWQPIMKFINDQYEAYLQEEINIDRKKRIPDSRVHCCIYFIPPTGHCLRPLDVEFMRRLSKVVNIVPVIAKADTLTLEERDDFKQTIREELRANGIDVYPQKEFDEDAEDRLINDKIREMIPFAVVGSDQEYQVNGKKILGRKTKWGTIEVENIAHCEFAYLRDLLIRTHMQNIKDITGSIHYEMYRVRRLNESNAGPGLAPGQAPTLVPAHTNGQTKVNGGPPNGMAAQCEVLTHEM; the protein is encoded by the exons ATGGCGGCAATGTGCGCTGAGATGAACTACGGGCCGGAGGAGGAACTCT ggtcagaggtcaatccGAGCCACAGCAACATGACGGACTCCGCCAAGCTTCACcagccccaccctccccccaagGGGGAGCGGAGCCACGCCGGCGACTTCAGCTACGTTGGCATCGACGCCATCTTGGAGCAGATGAGGAGGAAGGCCATGAAGCAGGGCTTTGAGCTCAACATCATGGTGGTTG GGCAGAGTGGCCTGGGAAAGTCCACGCTGATGAACACACTCTTCAAATCCAAGGTGAGCCGCAAGTCGGCGCAACCGAACCCCGAAGAGAAGATCCCCCAGACCATCGAGATCAAGTCCATCAGCCATG ATATCGAAGAGAAGGGCGTCAGGATGAAACTGGCAGTCATCGACACTCCGGGCTTTGGTGACCAGATCAACAATGAAAACTG CTGGCAGCCCATCATGAAGTTCATCAATGACCAGTATGAGGCCTACCTGCAGGAGGAGATCAACATCGACAGGAAGAAGCGGATCCCAGACTCCAGGGTCCACTGCTGCATATATTTCATCCCCCCCACTGGACACTG TCTAAGACCCCTGGACGTGGAGTTCATGAGACGTCTGAGCAAGGTGGTCAACATCGTCCCCGTCATCGCCAAGGCCGACACCCTCACCCTGGAGGAGAGGGACGACTTCAAACAGACG ATTCGGGAGGAGCTGCGAGCCAATGGCATCGACGTGTATCCCCAGAAGGAGTTTGACGAGGATGCGGAGGACCGACTCATCAACGACAAAATCCGA GAGATGATCCCTTTTGCTGTGGTGGGGAGTGACCAGGAGTACCAAGTCAACGGGAAGAAAATTCTGGGAAGGAAAACCAAATGGGGCACCATAGaag TGGAGAATATCGCACACTGTGAGTTTGCCTACCTGCGCGACCTCCTGATCAG GACCCACATGCAGAACATCAAGGACATCACAGGCAGCATCCACTACGAGATGTACCGCGTCCGCAGGCTCAACGAGTCCAACGCCGGGCCTGGCCTCGCACCCGGCCAGGCCCCCACCCTGGTCCCCGCCCACACCAATGGACAGACCAAGGTCAACGGCGGCCCGCCCAACGGCATGGCCGCGCAGtgcgaggtcctgactcacgaGATGTAG
- the septin9b gene encoding septin 9b isoform X4 — protein sequence MTVCGRGQWSSSAAGPAVAVIEGGRRRGKEEKEGKERQEHREGLGSEVNPSHSNMTDSAKLHQPHPPPKGERSHAGDFSYVGIDAILEQMRRKAMKQGFELNIMVVGQSGLGKSTLMNTLFKSKVSRKSAQPNPEEKIPQTIEIKSISHDIEEKGVRMKLAVIDTPGFGDQINNENCWQPIMKFINDQYEAYLQEEINIDRKKRIPDSRVHCCIYFIPPTGHCLRPLDVEFMRRLSKVVNIVPVIAKADTLTLEERDDFKQTIREELRANGIDVYPQKEFDEDAEDRLINDKIREMIPFAVVGSDQEYQVNGKKILGRKTKWGTIEVENIAHCEFAYLRDLLIRTHMQNIKDITGSIHYEMYRVRRLNESNAGPGLAPGQAPTLVPAHTNGQTKVNGGPPNGMAAQCEVLTHEM from the exons ATGactgtgtgtgggcgtggccAGTGGAGCAGCTCTGCAGCCGGGCCAGCTGTAGCTGTGATtgagggaggaagaaggagagggaaagaggaaaaGGAAGGAAAAGAAAGACAAGAACACAGGGAAGGGTTGG ggtcagaggtcaatccGAGCCACAGCAACATGACGGACTCCGCCAAGCTTCACcagccccaccctccccccaagGGGGAGCGGAGCCACGCCGGCGACTTCAGCTACGTTGGCATCGACGCCATCTTGGAGCAGATGAGGAGGAAGGCCATGAAGCAGGGCTTTGAGCTCAACATCATGGTGGTTG GGCAGAGTGGCCTGGGAAAGTCCACGCTGATGAACACACTCTTCAAATCCAAGGTGAGCCGCAAGTCGGCGCAACCGAACCCCGAAGAGAAGATCCCCCAGACCATCGAGATCAAGTCCATCAGCCATG ATATCGAAGAGAAGGGCGTCAGGATGAAACTGGCAGTCATCGACACTCCGGGCTTTGGTGACCAGATCAACAATGAAAACTG CTGGCAGCCCATCATGAAGTTCATCAATGACCAGTATGAGGCCTACCTGCAGGAGGAGATCAACATCGACAGGAAGAAGCGGATCCCAGACTCCAGGGTCCACTGCTGCATATATTTCATCCCCCCCACTGGACACTG TCTAAGACCCCTGGACGTGGAGTTCATGAGACGTCTGAGCAAGGTGGTCAACATCGTCCCCGTCATCGCCAAGGCCGACACCCTCACCCTGGAGGAGAGGGACGACTTCAAACAGACG ATTCGGGAGGAGCTGCGAGCCAATGGCATCGACGTGTATCCCCAGAAGGAGTTTGACGAGGATGCGGAGGACCGACTCATCAACGACAAAATCCGA GAGATGATCCCTTTTGCTGTGGTGGGGAGTGACCAGGAGTACCAAGTCAACGGGAAGAAAATTCTGGGAAGGAAAACCAAATGGGGCACCATAGaag TGGAGAATATCGCACACTGTGAGTTTGCCTACCTGCGCGACCTCCTGATCAG GACCCACATGCAGAACATCAAGGACATCACAGGCAGCATCCACTACGAGATGTACCGCGTCCGCAGGCTCAACGAGTCCAACGCCGGGCCTGGCCTCGCACCCGGCCAGGCCCCCACCCTGGTCCCCGCCCACACCAATGGACAGACCAAGGTCAACGGCGGCCCGCCCAACGGCATGGCCGCGCAGtgcgaggtcctgactcacgaGATGTAG
- the septin9b gene encoding septin 9b isoform X6: MTDSAKLHQPHPPPKGERSHAGDFSYVGIDAILEQMRRKAMKQGFELNIMVVGQSGLGKSTLMNTLFKSKVSRKSAQPNPEEKIPQTIEIKSISHDIEEKGVRMKLAVIDTPGFGDQINNENCWQPIMKFINDQYEAYLQEEINIDRKKRIPDSRVHCCIYFIPPTGHCLRPLDVEFMRRLSKVVNIVPVIAKADTLTLEERDDFKQTIREELRANGIDVYPQKEFDEDAEDRLINDKIREMIPFAVVGSDQEYQVNGKKILGRKTKWGTIEVENIAHCEFAYLRDLLIRTHMQNIKDITGSIHYEMYRVRRLNESNAGPGLAPGQAPTLVPAHTNGQTKVNGGPPNGMAAQCEVLTHEM, from the exons ATGACGGACTCCGCCAAGCTTCACcagccccaccctccccccaagGGGGAGCGGAGCCACGCCGGCGACTTCAGCTACGTTGGCATCGACGCCATCTTGGAGCAGATGAGGAGGAAGGCCATGAAGCAGGGCTTTGAGCTCAACATCATGGTGGTTG GGCAGAGTGGCCTGGGAAAGTCCACGCTGATGAACACACTCTTCAAATCCAAGGTGAGCCGCAAGTCGGCGCAACCGAACCCCGAAGAGAAGATCCCCCAGACCATCGAGATCAAGTCCATCAGCCATG ATATCGAAGAGAAGGGCGTCAGGATGAAACTGGCAGTCATCGACACTCCGGGCTTTGGTGACCAGATCAACAATGAAAACTG CTGGCAGCCCATCATGAAGTTCATCAATGACCAGTATGAGGCCTACCTGCAGGAGGAGATCAACATCGACAGGAAGAAGCGGATCCCAGACTCCAGGGTCCACTGCTGCATATATTTCATCCCCCCCACTGGACACTG TCTAAGACCCCTGGACGTGGAGTTCATGAGACGTCTGAGCAAGGTGGTCAACATCGTCCCCGTCATCGCCAAGGCCGACACCCTCACCCTGGAGGAGAGGGACGACTTCAAACAGACG ATTCGGGAGGAGCTGCGAGCCAATGGCATCGACGTGTATCCCCAGAAGGAGTTTGACGAGGATGCGGAGGACCGACTCATCAACGACAAAATCCGA GAGATGATCCCTTTTGCTGTGGTGGGGAGTGACCAGGAGTACCAAGTCAACGGGAAGAAAATTCTGGGAAGGAAAACCAAATGGGGCACCATAGaag TGGAGAATATCGCACACTGTGAGTTTGCCTACCTGCGCGACCTCCTGATCAG GACCCACATGCAGAACATCAAGGACATCACAGGCAGCATCCACTACGAGATGTACCGCGTCCGCAGGCTCAACGAGTCCAACGCCGGGCCTGGCCTCGCACCCGGCCAGGCCCCCACCCTGGTCCCCGCCCACACCAATGGACAGACCAAGGTCAACGGCGGCCCGCCCAACGGCATGGCCGCGCAGtgcgaggtcctgactcacgaGATGTAG